A stretch of the uncultured Bacteroides sp. genome encodes the following:
- the ftsA gene encoding cell division protein FtsA has protein sequence MAETDFIVAIELGSSKITGIAGRKESDGNIQILAYVKEESSSFIRKGVIYNIDKTAQSLTSIINKLEGVLHNSISKVYVGIGGQSIRTVKNIVNRHLANEEIITQELVDSIIDENIQIPLVDLDILDVIPQEYKIGINLQADPVGVLGSNIEGRFLNIVARSSVKKNLQRCFELAKIDVADFFISPLATADVILTDSEKRTGCVLVDFGADTTTIAVYKSNILRYLSVLPLGGNNITRDICALQIEEEEAENLKVKYGNAIHEAIDEESPKNYQLNDEKRTVDRKVLNEIIEARVEEIIANVWNQIETSGYQGDLMAGIVITGGGSNLKNLDEAIRSRTKISNIKIAKFVRNGVRAEGPDLLKRDGTQNTIIGILNAGRENCCLIETPKPVEIPAKTEIPQEQNLFAYDDTEEEDKNRTEEERARREEERLRREDERRKREEEERERKRLDKERKKKEKEEKERIKREKGPGKFKTMFEKFTTDIFSDDEEK, from the coding sequence ATGGCAGAAACAGATTTTATCGTAGCTATAGAGCTGGGATCATCCAAGATAACCGGTATAGCAGGGAGAAAAGAAAGTGATGGAAATATTCAGATCCTTGCTTATGTCAAGGAAGAATCATCTTCATTCATCAGAAAGGGAGTGATCTATAACATAGATAAAACAGCTCAAAGCCTGACCTCTATCATTAATAAGTTAGAGGGTGTATTACATAATTCCATTTCAAAAGTATATGTTGGTATCGGCGGACAATCAATCCGTACGGTAAAAAATATAGTAAACCGTCATTTAGCAAATGAAGAAATTATCACGCAAGAATTAGTTGATTCCATCATCGATGAGAATATTCAAATTCCGCTGGTAGATCTGGATATTCTAGATGTGATTCCACAAGAATACAAGATAGGGATCAATCTACAGGCTGATCCTGTGGGTGTGCTTGGCAGTAACATCGAAGGGCGGTTCCTTAATATTGTAGCTCGTTCGTCGGTTAAAAAGAATCTGCAAAGATGCTTTGAGCTTGCCAAGATAGATGTGGCCGATTTTTTCATTTCACCTCTGGCAACAGCAGATGTAATCCTCACCGACAGTGAAAAGCGTACCGGCTGCGTATTAGTAGACTTTGGTGCTGATACAACAACCATCGCTGTCTACAAAAGTAATATTCTTCGTTACCTTTCTGTACTCCCATTGGGAGGCAACAATATTACCCGTGATATTTGTGCATTGCAAATAGAAGAAGAAGAAGCTGAAAACCTAAAAGTAAAGTACGGCAATGCTATTCATGAAGCAATTGATGAAGAATCACCTAAGAATTATCAGTTGAATGATGAGAAACGCACTGTTGATCGAAAGGTATTAAATGAGATCATTGAAGCTAGGGTAGAAGAAATTATTGCTAATGTATGGAATCAGATTGAGACTTCCGGTTATCAGGGTGATTTAATGGCTGGAATAGTAATTACCGGCGGTGGTTCAAATCTAAAGAATCTGGATGAAGCTATTAGAAGCAGAACTAAAATAAGTAATATAAAAATAGCTAAGTTTGTTCGTAACGGAGTAAGAGCAGAGGGACCCGATTTATTAAAAAGGGATGGAACTCAAAATACAATTATAGGTATACTAAATGCAGGAAGAGAAAACTGCTGTTTAATTGAAACCCCTAAACCAGTTGAGATTCCTGCAAAAACAGAGATTCCTCAGGAGCAAAATCTTTTCGCATATGATGATACAGAAGAAGAAGATAAGAACAGAACAGAAGAGGAAAGAGCAAGAAGAGAAGAAGAGAGGTTGAGAAGAGAGGATGAAAGAAGAAAAAGAGAAGAGGAAGAGAGAGAACGAAAAAGGCTGGATAAAGAGCGAAAGAAAAAAGAAAAAGAGGAAAAAGAAAGAATAAAGAGAGAGAAAGGTCCTGGTAAATTTAAAACAATGTTTGAGAAATTTACAACAGACATTTTCAGCGATGATGAAGAAAAATAA
- the murC gene encoding UDP-N-acetylmuramate--L-alanine ligase — protein MEINQIKSVYFIGAGGIGMSALVRYFLSKGKNVAGYDRTPSELTEKLIEEGAKIHYSEDIKLIPEECLDKNSTLVVLTPAIPKEHVELNFFINGNFEIQKRAQVLGTITKASKGLCVAGTHGKTTTSTMTAHILHQSEVECTAFLGGIAKNYQSNLILSEKSDFTVIEADEFDRSFHWLLPYMSVITSTDPDHLDIYGTEEAYLQSFEKYTTLIQPGGCLIIRKGISLQPKVQEGVKVYTYSKDEGDFHAENIRIGNGEIFFDFVTPEEVIKDIQLGVPVSINIENGVAAMALCWLNGVTAEEIKRGMASFQGVDRRFDFKIKNDKVVYLSDYAHHPSEIKQSIISIRDLYQDKKITGVFQPHLYTRTRDFYKDFADSLSLLDEVILLDIYPARELPIPGVSSKLIYDNLREGMEKSMCSKENILDVLKEKKIEVLITLGAGDIEDYAADIQKLLNNR, from the coding sequence ATGGAAATTAACCAAATTAAATCCGTCTACTTTATAGGTGCCGGCGGTATAGGTATGAGCGCATTGGTTCGTTACTTCCTTTCTAAAGGAAAGAATGTAGCAGGCTATGACCGTACACCAAGTGAACTTACAGAAAAACTTATTGAAGAAGGAGCTAAAATTCATTATTCAGAAGACATAAAACTAATTCCAGAAGAGTGTTTGGACAAGAATTCAACATTGGTTGTCCTTACTCCTGCTATTCCAAAAGAACATGTGGAACTAAACTTCTTTATTAATGGAAATTTTGAGATTCAGAAGCGTGCTCAGGTTTTAGGAACAATAACCAAAGCCAGTAAAGGATTGTGCGTGGCAGGAACACACGGAAAAACAACAACCTCTACAATGACTGCACACATCCTGCACCAATCGGAGGTAGAATGTACTGCTTTCCTGGGCGGAATAGCAAAAAACTATCAAAGCAATCTTATTCTTTCTGAGAAAAGTGATTTTACTGTAATTGAAGCTGATGAGTTCGACCGTTCATTTCATTGGTTGCTACCATATATGTCAGTCATCACCTCTACCGATCCTGATCATTTAGATATTTACGGAACTGAAGAAGCTTATTTGCAAAGTTTTGAAAAATACACCACACTGATTCAGCCAGGTGGATGCCTCATTATCCGCAAGGGAATATCTTTACAACCCAAAGTACAGGAAGGCGTTAAGGTCTATACTTATTCTAAAGATGAAGGTGATTTTCACGCTGAAAACATTCGCATAGGAAACGGAGAGATCTTCTTTGATTTTGTAACTCCTGAAGAGGTGATCAAGGATATTCAGTTAGGCGTACCTGTAAGTATTAACATAGAAAACGGAGTAGCTGCAATGGCTCTATGCTGGCTTAACGGAGTTACAGCAGAAGAAATAAAAAGAGGGATGGCTAGTTTCCAAGGTGTAGACAGACGTTTTGATTTTAAGATCAAGAATGATAAAGTAGTCTATCTAAGCGACTATGCACACCATCCGTCCGAAATTAAACAAAGCATAATCTCTATACGTGACTTGTATCAGGATAAGAAGATAACCGGAGTATTCCAGCCTCACTTATATACCCGTACACGTGATTTCTATAAAGATTTTGCCGATAGTCTGTCATTGCTTGACGAAGTCATCCTACTTGACATCTATCCTGCCAGAGAGCTCCCTATTCCAGGGGTTAGCAGTAAACTGATTTATGATAATCTTCGTGAAGGAATGGAGAAAAGCATGTGCTCGAAGGAAAATATATTAGATGTATTAAAAGAAAAAAAGATAGAAGTGCTTATAACACTTGGTGCCGGTGATATTGAAGACTATGCTGCTGACATTCAAAAATTACTAAATAACAGATGA
- the murG gene encoding undecaprenyldiphospho-muramoylpentapeptide beta-N-acetylglucosaminyltransferase — translation MEEKLRIIISGGGTGGHIFPAVSIANAIKEQHPEAEILFVGAEGRMEMQRVPAAGYEIKGLPICGFDRKNLLNNFAVLCKLAKSQLKAYSIIKQFKPHAAVGVGGYASGPTLKMAGMMGIPTLIQEQNSYAGVTNKLLAKKAKKICVAYDGMDRFFPKDKIILTGNPVRQGLINNKITHEEGINFFNLDPSKKTILVIGGSLGARTINQCIMKNLKKIKDSDVQFVWQTGKIYYEQALQKVEKAGKLPLFVTDFISSMEHAYAAADLVISRAGAGSISEFCLLGKPVILVPSPNVAEDHQTKNALALVDKSAALYVKDSEAEDQLVEIALKTIHQDNIVKDLSVNIKKLAFPNSASIIAEEVYKLANEYRHKNGN, via the coding sequence ATGGAAGAGAAATTAAGAATAATAATTAGCGGAGGAGGAACGGGAGGACATATCTTTCCGGCTGTATCTATAGCCAATGCAATCAAGGAACAGCATCCTGAAGCAGAAATTCTCTTTGTTGGTGCTGAAGGAAGAATGGAAATGCAACGGGTTCCCGCCGCTGGATATGAAATAAAAGGTCTACCTATTTGTGGGTTCGACCGCAAAAACTTGCTTAATAATTTTGCTGTTCTTTGTAAATTAGCAAAAAGTCAGCTCAAAGCATATAGCATTATCAAACAATTTAAGCCTCATGCCGCTGTAGGTGTAGGTGGATATGCAAGTGGACCAACTTTGAAAATGGCAGGAATGATGGGAATACCAACTCTTATTCAGGAACAAAATTCTTATGCCGGCGTTACAAACAAATTATTGGCTAAGAAAGCAAAGAAAATATGCGTTGCCTATGACGGCATGGACAGATTCTTCCCAAAAGATAAGATTATATTAACCGGAAATCCTGTTCGCCAAGGACTTATAAATAATAAAATCACCCATGAAGAAGGCATCAACTTCTTTAATCTGGATCCATCAAAGAAAACAATTCTGGTTATTGGAGGAAGTTTAGGAGCACGTACCATCAATCAATGCATCATGAAGAATCTAAAGAAAATAAAGGATTCGGATGTGCAGTTTGTATGGCAAACAGGTAAGATATATTATGAACAAGCTTTGCAGAAAGTAGAAAAGGCTGGTAAGCTTCCACTATTCGTTACTGATTTCATATCAAGTATGGAGCATGCCTATGCTGCCGCAGATTTGGTAATTTCACGTGCTGGAGCCGGCTCCATCTCAGAATTCTGTTTGCTTGGCAAACCGGTAATTCTGGTTCCATCACCAAATGTTGCTGAAGATCATCAGACCAAGAATGCTCTGGCTTTAGTTGACAAATCGGCAGCATTATATGTGAAGGACAGCGAAGCCGAAGATCAGTTAGTGGAAATTGCACTTAAAACTATTCACCAGGATAATATAGTAAAGGATCTTAGTGTAAACATAAAAAAGCTTGCTTTCCCCAACTCGGCAAGTATAATAGCAGAAGAAGTTTATAAGTTGGCAAATGAATACAGACATAAAAATGGAAATTAA
- a CDS encoding FtsW/RodA/SpoVE family cell cycle protein, with protein sequence MDLLKNLFKGDKVIWIIFLFLCVISVIEVFSAASTLTYKTGDHWGPITQHTVIMLVGVLVVWITHKVNYRYFQVIPVFLLPLSATLLLFVVVMGRMTNGAARWMSIFGLQFQPSELAKMAVIIAVSFILAKNQEEDGANPKAFKYVMWITGGICALIAPENLSTAGLLFGVVFLMMVIGRIPFRKLAVLVGSILAILILAVGATMLVPDKADDGVLHRMSTWKNRIIGFATPKKDIPAAKFDIDKDAQVAHANIAIATSNIIGKMPGNSIERDFLSQAFSDFIFAIIIEELGLVGGGFVVILYIWLLIRAGRIAQKAKGNFATFLVMGISLMLVSQAIINMCVAVGLFPVTGQPLPLISKGGTSTLINCVYVGMILSVSRYTAKLEENEISNAKTEDTSINKNEIIAEESLA encoded by the coding sequence ATGGATCTGCTAAAAAACTTATTCAAAGGAGACAAAGTAATCTGGATTATATTCCTCTTCCTTTGTGTGATCTCTGTTATTGAGGTTTTCAGTGCTGCAAGCACATTAACCTACAAAACGGGAGATCATTGGGGGCCTATTACTCAGCACACAGTTATTATGCTAGTAGGTGTGCTGGTGGTATGGATTACCCATAAAGTTAATTACAGATACTTCCAGGTTATTCCGGTTTTCTTGTTGCCATTATCAGCAACCCTGCTACTTTTTGTGGTAGTTATGGGACGTATGACCAATGGTGCTGCCCGCTGGATGAGTATTTTTGGTCTGCAATTTCAACCCTCTGAACTCGCTAAAATGGCTGTTATTATAGCTGTGTCTTTTATTTTAGCAAAAAATCAGGAAGAAGATGGGGCTAACCCAAAAGCCTTTAAATATGTCATGTGGATAACAGGAGGAATCTGTGCATTAATTGCACCAGAAAACTTGTCTACCGCCGGCTTGCTTTTCGGAGTTGTATTCCTGATGATGGTTATTGGCAGAATTCCATTCAGAAAGCTGGCTGTATTAGTGGGAAGTATTTTAGCTATATTAATTTTGGCAGTTGGTGCTACCATGCTTGTTCCCGATAAAGCTGACGATGGCGTTCTTCACCGTATGAGTACATGGAAGAATCGTATTATTGGTTTTGCAACACCAAAGAAGGATATTCCGGCAGCAAAGTTTGATATTGATAAGGATGCCCAGGTGGCCCATGCCAATATTGCTATTGCAACAAGTAATATTATTGGAAAAATGCCTGGAAATAGTATTGAACGTGATTTCCTTTCTCAGGCATTCTCTGATTTTATATTTGCCATTATTATTGAAGAGCTTGGTTTGGTAGGTGGAGGATTTGTTGTTATTCTGTATATCTGGTTGCTGATAAGAGCCGGTAGAATAGCTCAAAAAGCGAAAGGAAATTTCGCAACCTTCCTTGTCATGGGAATATCTTTAATGCTGGTTTCTCAGGCTATAATAAATATGTGTGTAGCAGTAGGACTTTTCCCTGTTACAGGGCAACCTCTCCCTCTTATTAGTAAGGGAGGAACATCAACTCTTATTAATTGCGTATATGTTGGCATGATATTGAGTGTGAGCCGTTATACTGCCAAACTCGAGGAGAATGAGATTAGCAATGCAAAAACTGAAGATACAAGCATAAATAAGAATGAGATTATAGCCGAAGAAAGTTTGGCATAA
- the murD gene encoding UDP-N-acetylmuramoyl-L-alanine--D-glutamate ligase, with protein sequence MSKRIVILGAGESGAGAAVLAKKEGFDVFVSDMSIIKDQYKELLDSKGIQWEEGHHTEELILNADEIIKSPGIPNDAPLILKLKEKGTPIISEIEFAGRYTNAKMICITGSNGKTTTTSLIYHIFKSAGLNVGLAGNIGQSLALQVAECDYDYYIIELSSFQLDNMYQFRANIAILMNITPDHLDRYDHNMQNYIDSKFRITQNQTDEDAFIYWNDDPIIQEELKKHGIHAHLYPFSVEKEEGVKAYVDKDKVVFSEPITFNMEQEELSLTGTHNLYNSMAAGISANLAGIRKEYIRTALSDFKEVEHRLEKVARVRGIDFINDSKATNVNSCWYALESMKTKTVLILGGKDKGNDYTEIEQLVKDKVSALVFLGVDNSKLHAFFDGKVEKIVDCNSMKDAVDQAYKLAQKGETVLLSPCCASFDLFKSYEDRGHQFKECVKNL encoded by the coding sequence ATGTCTAAAAGAATTGTCATATTAGGAGCAGGAGAAAGTGGAGCAGGTGCTGCCGTTTTAGCAAAGAAGGAAGGGTTCGATGTTTTTGTGTCGGATATGTCTATCATTAAAGACCAGTATAAAGAGCTTTTAGACTCAAAGGGAATCCAATGGGAAGAAGGACATCATACCGAAGAACTCATTCTGAATGCTGATGAGATCATTAAAAGTCCTGGAATTCCAAATGATGCTCCGCTAATTCTGAAACTCAAAGAAAAAGGGACTCCCATCATATCTGAAATAGAGTTTGCAGGAAGATATACCAATGCAAAAATGATTTGTATAACTGGGAGTAATGGTAAAACCACTACTACTTCATTGATTTATCATATCTTTAAAAGTGCGGGGTTGAATGTTGGACTTGCAGGTAATATCGGACAGAGTCTGGCTCTTCAGGTAGCTGAATGCGATTATGACTATTATATTATCGAGCTAAGTAGTTTCCAGTTAGATAATATGTATCAGTTTAGGGCAAATATTGCTATTTTGATGAATATTACTCCTGACCATCTGGACCGTTATGATCATAATATGCAGAATTATATTGATTCAAAGTTCCGCATCACACAAAACCAGACAGATGAAGATGCCTTTATCTATTGGAACGATGATCCTATCATACAGGAAGAATTAAAAAAACATGGCATTCATGCTCATCTATATCCTTTTTCTGTAGAAAAAGAGGAAGGGGTAAAAGCGTATGTTGACAAAGATAAAGTTGTATTTAGCGAACCTATCACTTTCAACATGGAACAAGAAGAGCTATCTCTGACAGGAACACATAATCTTTATAACTCCATGGCAGCAGGTATTTCAGCAAATCTTGCCGGAATCAGAAAAGAATATATCCGAACTGCACTGAGTGACTTTAAGGAAGTGGAGCACCGTTTGGAAAAAGTGGCCCGTGTACGAGGCATTGATTTTATCAATGACTCTAAAGCTACCAATGTAAACTCTTGCTGGTACGCTCTGGAAAGTATGAAAACCAAGACAGTTCTGATACTTGGGGGAAAAGATAAAGGAAATGATTATACTGAGATAGAGCAACTCGTGAAAGATAAAGTATCGGCTTTAGTTTTTCTTGGAGTAGATAATTCCAAACTTCATGCTTTCTTTGATGGAAAAGTAGAAAAGATTGTGGATTGTAATTCTATGAAAGATGCCGTAGACCAAGCATATAAATTGGCTCAAAAAGGAGAAACAGTTTTATTGTCTCCTTGTTGCGCCAGCTTCGACTTATTTAAAAGCTACGAAGACCGGGGTCATCAATTTAAAGAATGCGTCAAGAACTTATAA
- the mraY gene encoding phospho-N-acetylmuramoyl-pentapeptide-transferase produces the protein MLYYLFEYLHKFGFPGAGVFGYISFRALMAIILSLLISSIFGNKFIDVLKRKQIAETQREASIDPFGVNKVGVPSMGGVIIIVAILVPCLLLGRLNNVYMILMLVTTVWLGALGFMDDYIKIFKKDKEGLHGKFKIIGQVGLGLIVGLTLYYSPQVVIRENIEIKQGKQIVDVIHARRDIKSTQTTIPFFKENNFDYADLVGFLGENAQKAGWIIFVIVTILVVTAVSNGANLNDGMDGMAAGNSAIIGLTLGILAYVSSHLEYAGYLNIMYIPKSEELVIFICAFIGALIGFLWYNAYPAQVFMGDTGSLTIGGIIAVFAIIIHKELLIPILCGIFLVENLSVILQVQYFKIGKKKGVRQRIFKRTPIHDHFRTTTSQLETNCTYKFTKPTNVYHESKITVRFWIVTILLAAITIITLKIR, from the coding sequence ATGTTATACTATTTATTTGAATATCTACATAAATTCGGCTTCCCTGGGGCGGGTGTATTTGGTTACATTTCTTTCCGGGCATTGATGGCCATTATACTATCATTACTCATCTCTTCTATTTTTGGTAATAAGTTTATTGACGTTCTGAAACGCAAACAAATTGCCGAAACACAAAGAGAAGCAAGCATTGATCCTTTTGGTGTCAATAAAGTGGGAGTTCCAAGTATGGGTGGTGTCATCATTATTGTAGCCATTTTAGTTCCTTGCCTTTTGCTGGGAAGATTGAATAATGTCTATATGATCTTGATGTTGGTAACAACCGTATGGCTGGGAGCACTTGGATTTATGGACGACTATATTAAGATATTCAAGAAAGATAAAGAAGGTCTTCACGGTAAATTCAAAATCATCGGACAGGTAGGTTTGGGGCTAATTGTAGGACTTACGCTCTATTACAGTCCGCAAGTGGTAATCCGCGAAAATATTGAGATTAAACAGGGAAAACAAATTGTAGATGTAATACATGCCAGAAGAGACATAAAATCAACTCAGACTACTATACCTTTCTTCAAAGAGAATAACTTTGACTATGCTGACTTGGTCGGTTTTTTGGGAGAAAATGCACAAAAAGCAGGGTGGATTATATTTGTGATTGTAACAATACTAGTTGTAACGGCAGTTTCTAACGGAGCTAATCTTAATGACGGAATGGATGGGATGGCTGCGGGAAACTCTGCAATTATAGGGCTCACACTGGGAATACTGGCCTATGTGTCCAGTCACCTGGAGTATGCCGGCTATCTGAATATCATGTATATTCCAAAAAGTGAGGAACTCGTTATTTTTATTTGTGCCTTTATCGGTGCATTAATTGGATTTCTTTGGTACAATGCCTACCCGGCACAAGTATTTATGGGAGATACAGGTAGTTTGACCATTGGAGGTATTATTGCCGTATTCGCCATAATTATTCACAAGGAGTTATTAATTCCTATTTTATGTGGTATCTTCCTCGTTGAAAATTTATCTGTGATACTTCAGGTGCAATATTTCAAAATCGGAAAGAAAAAAGGAGTTCGCCAACGAATCTTTAAGCGTACTCCAATACACGACCATTTCCGTACAACAACGTCTCAACTTGAAACTAACTGTACATACAAGTTCACGAAGCCAACTAATGTATATCACGAATCAAAGATTACCGTGCGATTCTGGATTGTTACTATTTTATTGGCTGCAATTACTATTATAACTTTAAAGATAAGATAA
- a CDS encoding UDP-N-acetylmuramoyl-L-alanyl-D-glutamate--2,6-diaminopimelate ligase: protein MKLDQVIKNIQVINQIGHSDIELTGINSDSRKVEAGHLFVAVKGTQADGHNYIPTAIEKGAVAVLCEDLPAKLSEKVTYIQVKDTEDAVGKAATAYYGDPTSKLELVGVTGTNGKTTIATLLYDTFRYFGYKVGLLSTVCNYIDNEAVPATHTTPDPISLNELLGRMADAGCKYVFMEVSSHSIAQKRISGLRYSGGIFTNLTRDHLDYHKTVENYLKAKKKFFDDLPKDAFALTNVDDKNGMVMLQNTKAKTYTYSLRSLCDFKGRILEDHFEGMLLNFNDKELAVQFIGKFNASNLLAVFGAATLLGKKEEDVLVALSTLHPVAGRFDSLRSPQGYTAIVDYAHTPDALVNVLTAIQEILEGKGKIITVVGAGGNRDKGKRPIMAQESVKGSDKVIITSDNPRNEEPQDIINDMLAGLNAEERKNVITIADRKEAIRTACMLAQPGDVILVAGKGHENYQEIKGVKHHFDDKEVLREIFGN from the coding sequence ATGAAACTAGATCAAGTAATTAAGAATATACAAGTGATTAATCAGATTGGTCACTCTGATATTGAACTTACAGGAATTAATTCTGATTCAAGAAAAGTTGAGGCAGGACATCTTTTTGTAGCCGTTAAGGGTACACAGGCTGACGGGCACAATTATATCCCAACAGCCATTGAAAAAGGAGCTGTTGCTGTTTTGTGTGAGGATCTGCCTGCAAAGTTATCTGAAAAAGTCACTTATATTCAGGTGAAAGATACTGAGGATGCCGTGGGTAAGGCAGCAACTGCATATTATGGCGACCCTACTTCAAAACTGGAATTGGTTGGCGTAACCGGAACAAATGGAAAAACAACTATTGCCACCTTATTATATGACACGTTCCGCTATTTTGGCTATAAGGTAGGATTACTATCTACCGTGTGCAACTACATTGATAACGAGGCAGTACCGGCAACACATACTACCCCCGACCCTATCAGCTTAAATGAATTATTAGGAAGAATGGCTGATGCTGGTTGCAAATATGTATTCATGGAAGTTAGTTCTCACTCCATTGCACAAAAAAGAATCAGCGGCCTGCGTTATTCCGGTGGTATTTTCACTAACCTGACAAGAGATCACTTAGATTATCATAAAACAGTTGAAAACTACCTGAAGGCTAAAAAGAAATTCTTTGATGATCTTCCTAAGGATGCATTTGCACTGACTAACGTGGATGATAAGAACGGTATGGTGATGTTGCAAAACACCAAAGCAAAAACATATACTTACTCATTAAGAAGCCTTTGCGACTTTAAAGGTAGGATTCTTGAAGATCACTTTGAAGGAATGCTGCTCAATTTCAATGATAAAGAGCTTGCTGTGCAGTTTATCGGTAAGTTTAACGCATCTAACTTATTAGCTGTATTCGGTGCTGCTACTCTGTTGGGCAAAAAAGAAGAAGACGTTTTGGTGGCACTTAGCACACTTCACCCTGTTGCTGGTCGTTTTGATTCATTACGTTCTCCACAAGGATACACTGCTATTGTTGATTATGCCCACACTCCTGATGCATTGGTAAATGTATTAACTGCTATTCAGGAAATACTGGAAGGTAAAGGTAAAATAATAACAGTCGTTGGCGCCGGAGGAAATCGTGATAAAGGCAAGCGTCCTATCATGGCTCAGGAATCAGTTAAGGGAAGTGACAAAGTAATCATTACATCTGATAATCCTCGCAACGAGGAACCACAAGATATTATTAATGATATGCTGGCCGGCTTAAATGCTGAAGAACGTAAGAACGTAATCACCATTGCCGACCGTAAAGAGGCTATTCGCACAGCTTGCATGCTGGCACAGCCCGGAGACGTTATTTTGGTTGCAGGAAAAGGTCACGAAAATTATCAGGAAATTAAAGGAGTGAAACATCACTTCGATGATAAGGAAGTACTTAGAGAAATTTTCGGGAACTAA